A segment of the Aythya fuligula isolate bAytFul2 chromosome 27, bAytFul2.pri, whole genome shotgun sequence genome:
TTTGGATCCTGTTTTTCATGATCAAGCCTTTAGTATAAACCTTCTACCTCCACGAATGATgagtagaaaaatataaataagagGAATTGCTTGTGATCTAGGTGATTGCATTACACTTGTCAAGAGACATGTGGGGACAGAGCCACCAGAGAAATGGAATGTGCTCAGTCAGACCTGTCCAGGAATGGTTTAACATCAACAAGCTAGTAACAGAGCTAAAACCAGGAAAGGCTCATACAGCTTTCTACACCAAGCAACTTGCAGTCACTGTGACACTGGCATGTGTCTACACACCCTCAAGACTCCATTTGGAGTGCAAGTGATAGCTACAGGATTAGTCCCTGCTGGAACAGGTAGCTCTTGCATCTGCAAAgctaatgcattttaaacaaaggaTGTTCTACAAACCTCCTCTGCTTAAGGCAACAGTATTTTTGATGGATTATTCAGACCGTAACTACCTCTTCCACTTCAACACATTTAATCAAGGTATTTGGCCACCTATGCACTGGTATATCAGCATAGTTTGACAGAGCATTGATTAATCCATCCACATTTAAATAGTATAAGAACCATgaaatttatttccactttCCATGTTTCAGTTAGAGTAtcagcttcaaaaataaatggatgGAGGGCAAATAAACTTGTGGCGTAATTAAACAGCAATCCTAGTCAACTATAGTTCCACAGCTGAAACTCTAGGAGTCATCTTTATTGAAGTTAAATAATGCACTCCACTCCTCCTCTAACACATAACAGAAGAAGTAAGGTATTTCACCAAGAGACAGCATCTAAGATTACTGGAAGCGTAGGAAtaggctagaaaaaaaaatcctgtttcaaATGACACCAGTATAGCAAAATAGcaagttgaaaaatatttacagagatATCTACACAACATGCTTAACAGTATTCATTGGATGCTCCAATGTACTGAAACTGCTGGTAATATGGCAGACACCATTTCCTTCTCAAAGTCAGTTGTTCTCCAGGAACAACCAGATCTCCACCTCAAGTCCCAGTCCAATTAAGAACCTTCTTGTTGGTCTTCAATCTTTGGAGCCAGATAGTATTTTAAGTGTCCCATATCAGCAATCTTGTACTCCACaactggtaaagaaaaaaatgcaaaaaattattcagaagaGCCATTCAGTCAAGACTTGTTACAGTTCTAAGGTGGAATTTACAAGGAGATTTTCAATAAGATCTGCATTTACTTACCCAGAGGAACATCTGCAGACATGCTGAGTGTTACTGTAGGTGATAGAGGAGTAGCTTTGGTAAAAAAATTCAAGTACCTCAGAGCAAAGGTCAGTTGGACTGGCTCATTCATCTCTATTGTAACCTAGAACAGCCAGATTGAAAAGTTTGGTAAATGCAAGGTGCAACAAGTACTCTGAAGTTTCTCAAATAATTCAGCACCACAGACCCAGCAACACCTCATGCAAAGGCAGCCAGTGGTATTCCCCATTTTGCTCTGAGAGCTGTTTGCAGGCCCCATGGCTAAGAACCCAAAGCTGGCAGAATTTGTTGACTTGGTTCTATAAATCAGAGAAATGTGATCCAGTAGCCCACCTTTAGCCTCCAGTCATATTAGTAGAAAACTCAATGCTGAAGACACCACAGTAAGCATTAACTTACagcttcttcttctttgtcCACATTACTAGTCTGTGACAGCTTGATGTTTCCATTTCCTAGCTCTCCATTAGCTGAAAATTTCACACCATCTTTTGCACAGGAGATGACAACTGCATCACCAATATGGCTGAGATCTCTACAGATGCGTGCAAATTCAGCAGAAGGCATTTTCACTACACAACTATATTCCTGttcctgtgaagaaaaaaagtgacacAATTAAACTTTTACCAATAAGATTGGTATAGTCAATACACTTAAATTTATGTAGTCTTTAGTAGGGAAGTGTTGTTACAATCTCAAACCGTGTCTGACACGAACATGGAAAAACACGCTAAGAAACAATCATTCAATTACTTACTGGAATTCCAAGCTGCTCCACATCAAGATCCATTAGCTTCATCTCATAATCAGAAACCTTTTCCTGATCTAAAGAAAAAGCATAGTTTGACCAAGTGTTTCAAATAAACTACCAGTCAGGATTTAAGTTCTGCCCCCAACTTTttaccaaattaaaaacaccGTAAGTGTGACAATAGGATCCACCTTGCTTGAAATCTAAGCAACATGAACTGCCTTTTGTAGGTTGCCAGAGGAAAGCTGCCTGCCAAAATGTGCCTAAGAACATTTTTATGTCGCATAAGGAAGATTCTCTTTCAGATGAAACACTGGTCAAGCAAACCAAGTTCCCATTTCCAGGCCATGTAAGTATCAGGTGACTCCTCCCATTTCTGACCACCCTCACAATCAGCACGTACTGCTTGGTCTATGATTGCCTAAATTATCCTGGTAGCATATGAGCTCTCCAATACAAGACTCACTTGGTGCTTCAAACACTAGAGCCAATGTATCCGCATTGTCTTCTGCTCTGAGCGTTATGATGTCTTCATTTCCAgcacatttcagtattttggacatgctaggaaaaaaacaagcagaccGCTCACGGGATTgcaaacagagaagaaacaccAAGCCAGCTGCCTACTGCGGAGCGCTAAAGCAAGTTTATCGAGAAGCTGTCAATAACCTCGGGTACAGCGTGGCTGCTCTAGACCCCAGGTGCTGCCCACGGCCGCTGGGCCGTTACAGAGGAGCCCCGACCCCCACGTTGAGGGGCGGGcagcgtgggggggggggggaggctgcgggcGCCATGGCGCCAAACCGCCGCACTTTCCCGCCACAGCGCGCCGCGCGCATGGCGCTGCCAGTGACGTCACGGGCCCGCGCGCGCGCTGCGAAAGACGGCGCgagagctctgaggagaaggggagtgtgggggggggggctgggggggggcgcaCAGCGGGGCTCCGATCGCCCCGAGCCGCTCCTGAGGGCGCGGGTCCGCCTCGGCCCTCACGAGCCCCTGACGCGCCGCCTCCCCCGAGCCCCAGCGGGCCCCGCTACCCTCAGCGCCGCaggcccggggctgccccgcggCGGCCCTGCCGCTACCTGGAGAGGTTGACGCCCATGGCGATGTTGCGGTCGCAGCGGTAGGTGTCGAAGCCCTCGGACCGCAGCGTGAGCTGCACCAGGGAGACGTGCGAGGAGTCCATGCTCTGCAGGCTGATGCCGCCCGAGCCCAGGTCCCAGCAGGCCTCGGTGATGAGGTCCTTGAGGGCCTCCAGCACCCGCTTGAGCACCGAGCCCTGCACCAGCCGCGCCTCGAACATCCTGGCGGCAGCAGTAGCACCGAGCAGCACCGACACAACGACGTGAGTGGGACGCGCAGCCGCCGACTGCTATTGCCCGCCGAGCCGCCCCTTTATAACCTTCTACGCCCCGCCCCCCTCCGCGCCGCAGCCAATGGTGGGCGGCTCTACTCTGCCGCCGCGGGGCCCGATCTCGCTCACGTGACAGCCTCCCCGCTCTCCGAGAGACCCCGACGCCACTCATCCCCTTTAGTCCCGCCCCCCGCCCGGAAGAAACCAATCAGCACGCGGCCTACGCTGCGCCGCGGCGCCAGCCCCACCTCCGCGGCCATCCCGCGCCCTGCTATTGGCTGGCGGCGCGCGGCCCTCGGCCTCCCCCTGGCgacggcggcgggcggggggtggcggcggcggcggcggcagcaggaggaggaggaggaggaggagcagcagcagcagcagcagcagcagcagcagcagcagcagcagcagcagcagcagcaggagcatgaGCGAGCTACGGCAGCGGCTCGGCCGGGAGCCCGGCGGGGCGCAGGAGCCTGAGGAGAAGGTGGGGAGcaggccgggggcggcgggcaaCGGCGAATCGGCGGCGGGCCGCGGGCCTGAGGCGGGCGGGCAGCGCGGCCTGCGCGCCCCGGGCCGCGGGGGGGGACCCCGGGCTCCGCCTGCAGCCGGCGAGGCCCAGGCTGGGCCGGGGAGGGCTGGTTCGGGGGGCTCTGATTCGGTCCGTGCTGTGCCCTGCCCGGTCCGTGCTGTGCCGTTCCCGAGTGcgtgccctgtgctgcagcaagaTGCGTGTTCGCAGTAGAACTTCGGTAGTTTGGTGACATTCGCCGGTTGTGCCTTTCCGAAGGACAGCCGTGAGGAGGAAATCCGCCTGTTTTCCTGTAGCATCTCTCCTGTTTAAAACCCAAGCGCAGTCGGGTGCATCGAGCTTGGCCATCAGTGAGTCACGGCTTCACCCTTGTCTTCTTTACTCATGTGCCCCCCCGGCGTGTGAGGGAACAAGAGGGATGAGCAGTCAAGCAAAAGAAAGTTTTTCTACGTAAATAATAACTGCAGGGTCACAGAGAGCAAAACCAGGAGGGAGAAGCAGTTCTTCACTGCCTTCCTGTTAAATGTGTGTATTTTGGGGCAGCCCGATGCTTGTCCATTTGCCCTTAGTAGCATCGTATTGATGGGTTTCCTCTGCTGATGCATAAAGTACACGATTCAGAGAAGGATGAAATCACATGCAAAATTGCCTTTGCAattgaaataatacatttaatgCTGTTAAGTATTACatttaatgctgttttgaaTGCCAGGTTAACACCTGCCAGACGCTGTGCAGTCAGGTTTGGGTAAGCTTTATTGTTCTGATGTCATTGGGGTGGGAATTCAACAGAAAGCTCTGACAGTATCAAGAACAGGTTGCCTTCATGTGGATCCAaggtttctgcctttttttgaCCGTTACATGAAGTTGTCTGACATCCAGATCTGCTGACCTCCATAAAGACAGAAATAGGACCACTTCTGTTTCATCGTTGTTGTGCATAGAGCAAAACTTGACCTCTAAATATGCATATTTGTCTCAGTTGGAATTTACTTTGCAGCGGAAAATCTTCAGGGACTTTTATGTTCCAGAACTTTTGTGGGAGTTGGAAGATGTCCCTCAGAAGCCTGGAAGTACCAGTGCAGCTTAACTGGTATGCAAACAAACTCCCTCGGCCAAGCTGTGATCTTGCTTTAGCTACTTGTGATGTGTTCCTAAAGAAGGTCAGAGGGCCGCTATTTTGAGTGCAATCTTGTCGTCTTCAGGCAAGTATGCTTTTTTTCATATAATGAGCTTCCTAAAAGGCTCCTCTAATATTACCTTGGAGTTGATGACTTGAAGCACCTTACAAGAGAGAGGGAACGTTTAtgtcacactgctcatcctaaAGTAGATAAGATGaattgcaagagaaaaaaaaaaagaaaaaagaaaaaaaaagatgttttcaacCAATGAGCAACAGCTCCTCTGAGGTGCTGAGCATGATGTCTCTTACCATTAGCAAGCAGTTACAGGAGGCAGAGAATTTCCCAAAACTGCTAAAATCAAGCATGGTAGGAGGTTACCTGGTAACAGCAATACTGCCATTAGAAAAACTGTACAGCATTGCACTTTGCATGGCAGTATACTTGAGTGgcagatttttctctcctctcttgaGATCAAGCTGTTGTGTTTTAGTGCTTGGGAAACGTCTGGCAGAGTCTGGGAATAACATCAGTATAAAACCAACACAGCAAAATTGCTTGCGCTCGTACTGTTTATCAGTGGTCTCAGCCTGCCCAGAGCATTATGTGCCAGTATTTCTGTCAAGAGGGGAGATTCCCATTTCTGCCTTGTCATTCAGTTGGCATTgccacaaaaaataatttagcaatGTGTGTTGTATTCTACAAAAACTTGTGTCTTCTGAAAAGACCTCTCagtttcttaaaagaaagaaattaaagagatATAAACAATAAGGTTGGTTTCAAGATTAGACCCAGAAAGTTGTATTTTGCACTTGTTTTCACTTTGCTCTGTTTGGATAATGAAAGAGGGAGGCTGGTTTCACATTCTGGTCCTCTAACCCTTGTACAGTGTCACAGCTTTGATGTTTTCCTGCCTTTTGGCACACAGCAATACTTAGAGCTGAAACTGTGCTGCTTCAGTTGAGACCATCATGCAAGAACATTTTAGAATCAGGTTTTGTAAAACTGTTGTGCAGCACACAGTCTTTGTTCCAAAGGGAAGAAGGCAACATGTGTTTGATCAGTGAACTCCGTCTGATGTCTCTAGctaaaaaaaccaccaccaccaacaaaaaaaaacagggaaactTGTATTGatgttatttgttcttttagcCAGAATAACTTAAATGCTGTTAACTGTTGCTGTTCATGTGTAAATAGCTGAGCTTAGATGATTGAAACAAGTTCTAGTTTATCATTTCCATATAGATTCCATCCTCTCTTGCTCTTTGTAGACTCTTCCCTTTGCTTGGCAGACTCATTCCTTGTGTAAAACAGGAGGTCACTGCCTTCTGTCCTGTGCTGTGTACATCCcacaaaatcactttttctcttccactttcCAGAGAGAATAGGAAAGGTGTAAAAGAAGATTGTTCCACAATGCATGCACAGCTCCTGAACGTTTCTGCTGTTCTAGAATcgtagaatggcttgggttggaagggaccttaaagatcatctagttcaaacCTCCCTGCCACAGGCATGGACGCCTCCCACTAGACCATGGGATGTTGAGATCATTCCTCAGCAGTGGCTTGTGCTTCATTTGACTGGACAGGGAGAACAGAAGgtttttccttatctttttcctgattgtGTGTTTTCCTGATCTGTTAGAATGgttccagaggagggctatgaggttggtcagagggctggagcacctctcctatgaagaaagtctgggagagctggggctgttcagcctgcagaagaggaggctctggagtgaccttattgcagcttttcaatactcaAAGGGAGCTTATAAAAATCCAGGGGGGTTCTCAGGCATCTGTCCcgtgggaggggaggagggcagaATGGTTGAGAGGCAGGCTTATCTGGGCTGCACATCACACCCTTACGTCACTTGTGGTTTTGTTTACCCACCCCTTTGTCACCAGCAGTCAGTGTATCTCTGGAAAATACCATTCCCTTTCAGAGGGGTGGcagctgcaaaagcaaatggaaatacTCTGTGCAGCCACGGTGCTGGCAGGCATTTTTGTGCAATGGCCCATGCAGATGAGTTTTTCCACTGGGCAGCGTTTGGCACCTTGTCGCACCCACAGCAGCTTGTCATCCTCATTTCTTATGGGAAAAGAGCTGTCAGTGACTTCAAGGAGTGCTGTTTTGCTGACACGAGGGCTTGAAGAGCAGGCATGTAGTGTGCAAGGGTGAAAGGTTTCGGAAAGGATTTGATaaagaggactttttttttttttacagctcaGTGGACTGGTGACATGACTTTTTATCTGGATACGTTCATATTGTGTTACGAAAAGCAATGGACTCTGGTATCCAAGCCTCGTGATTCTTGTACTTCCAGGCATTTTGCAAGGTTTCCCTAGTGATCCAAAGTGCCTTGAAGATGCTGAGTGAAGCGAATGCTGGATGTTTGAATGCTGGTGCTGCCAAGTAACTCTCCCTTAGgtctgggagagtgaagggcTGCCTGGCATGTGCTGGAAAGGATGAAGGAGCTCAGTTTCGGTGTTTGGCTCAGGAGAGGGTGTGTGTGGGATGTAGAGAAATAACAGTGCAGGAGCCATGAAGACTTAAATGGTTTCAAATCCTGTTATTACCCAGGTCACAGGAGAGCTCCTAGTGGTTGGGAGTTTGTGATACAAGATGATGTTCTTGAAAGACCAAAATGAATAAACCACCTCCGTGAtgcctctcttccttttcaccCATGGTTAAAAGAGGCAGAACTACAAGCCATTTTTCAGACCCACcccaaagttttattttttaaatagctcttAAGATTTTAGGCTTGATACTGAGCATCAGTTTGTCTGGCTTCTGCTGAAGCATGAGCCTCATTTATTCTTTGTAGATAGTAACAATCTCAGGTCTGATGTGAGAATACATTTCAGCCTTCCTTGCTGTTTAATGTTCAGTTTTATGTGTTACTGCCAACAGGAGTGCATTGCTGTCTGTCACTGTTAATTGTGGCAATGAGAAATTGGACTGATTACATTTCTTAGGGAGCTCATTATAACTGGCTGTAAAATTTAATACCTAAGCCAGCTTCTGGCCTGCTGTGGAGCTGATGAAAGAACTACAGGCTGCTTGTAATTTCCTTCAGATGGTGGTTGACTAGACCactatttctttttgcaaaatgcACACTGTTCTGAACTACCAACTTCCTTGCACATTTTTGGGGATGCCGGAGAAGTTTAATCCCAAGAAGATTTTGTCATTTGAAGGACTGGATGAGTCCACCTTGagctgcaaggaagaaaatagggTTTCCTTCCTAGTCTGCAAGGAGGTGTGTGCAGCATTTGTGCATGGTAGAGCAAGCATGGAGACTGTCAACGCTGAGGTTAAACCCTGTTATTCAGCCCTTTGGAAAGGACAGGGCTGGTTTGTGTTTCCCATCCTTATTTAATGACTAgatgatttatttctgtctggCCTGGAGGGCTACATTTTCTAAGCTCACGTCTCTCTTGTCAGCATCTGAAAAGTTGCCGTTACCTCCAGGCAGATGGCTGAcctgttttctgaagtgtctCGCTGGGTCTTAGTGGATCTGGGAGCTTCTTACTGAGTTCCCTCTCGTGCTGCCCCAGTGGTCTACCTTCACTCCCTGCTGTGTCATGGCATCGTATACCATAAAGTCAGTGTGGTACGGGGTGATTGAGGAAGGCTGTGGCACACCTGTGGCTCTCAACAGGTATTCGTGCTGTCTTTGGCCCGCCGTTGCAGTTTGGGGTCAGGACTCTTGCTCAGCACTCAAATGAGCTGCTTCGTATGAGACTCATGTCTGCTTGCACTGCTGAAGCCCTGTGCTTGCAAATGATATGCTGGGGGCGATTCTTGTGAGTGCAAGGATGCTTGGTGCTGAGAAGGGGAGAGCTGTGAGGAGATGTTTGTGTTTCCCTTTCCAGCAGTGCCATGCCGTATCCTTCCCTAAACAGAGGGCCGACTTTACTGTCCATCAGTCACATACCCCATGTTATGTGGCAAGAAAACCATTTGCCTGTTTTTAATGACCAGTGGTGTTCACCAGGGTACACTATGCATGCAGATAAAAGCCTTAGGAAACCAACTTACGTGAAGACGTGATATTTCCAAGAGGATACGTCTttactttctgaaagaaaagaatactGTCACTTTTCTTTGTATTGGGCAGGACACATCTGCAGAAATTTCAGAGCTGCCTATCAGTAGCTCTGTTGTTTTCACCCAAAATTTGTTAGTATGTGTCCCTGTTGGTGATCTGCTTCACATGAATTTTCTCTGATTTACATTTTCTGGGCTTATAAAGGACCATGACGATTAATAGATTTTGCTTTAGAACAAGACGTTCAGTAGCCTATAGGTTTATAATGATAGCTGTGTCTTCGGAAATTTGTTCATTTGGGTTTGTGAGAATTACATGTAAACATACTGGGCCAGGTATGCCTCCTTTGATTAGTTCAAATAAAGCCAGCTGGAGTGATTGATGGAGGAATGTGAACAAGAGGGTGGTATCACAGTTGGAGCAGATGGAGGGTTTTTCCAACCTATGATTTTTGTGATTCTTTGATTACCTTACGGTCAGCAAATTAACTAGACTcagaagttttgttgttgttgttgtttgtttaatttgttttgctttgttttgtttctgattagGACTTGGAAAAACACGTATAACTCCAGAGGAATTGAGGGTCAGAAGCCATCAGCCGTAGCATGATACAAGCTCTCATTTCGGACGACAAAAATAGACTTTTCCTTTACTAACCTTCCGATACAAATAGAGTATgtactgctgcagagctgtttgtgcTCTCTCTTGTTGCTCACAGCTCTTCAAAATAACAACAGATCGAAATGTTTGTGCAGAACCGTGCAGACACAGCTCCAAGGTGGGGTAGCCTCTTTCAGACACGGGCTCCAAAAGGCACTTAGgagatttatttcttgtttatgtatgtgtttttctgtttctgcagggaCAACAATGGTTGGTTTGGTAAATGCCGTGATAGCAGAGAGGTGCCAATTAGATCTGGGAGAACCCAGCACCAAAACCTACCTCCAAAACATCTCTGTCAAGTGTTTTAGAGGGGGAGGCAGGTTGCTTTCTCAGCAGCAGGAAATTCTGGGGGAATGACAGAACTGGCAATGCATTTTTGTACTCTTTGTGTACAGTAGCTTCTCTGAAGGACTTGAAGGCTGATGCATTTACCTTCTTGATTTCCTGGAATAAACAGAGCCTGGAGTTTGTGCTAGTTTGGGTGCCAGGCAGAGGATTAGCCAAATGAATCACGGGGATGTGCAACTTTGCATGAATCATATTTGCTGACACAGAGATCAGGGTCTTATATCAGGCAGTTCTGCTAAAGGCAAACTATGCAACCCCCTGGTCACATCCTAGCAGCGAGCTGAACTTGCTTGTGATCAAAACAAAGCAGGCAACATCAGGGATATGAGATGACAATAGGTGTTATCTTAGTTATGTCAGCGTCAATGCAAACATTTATGCTTTTTGTGGTGTTATCCACTACTGGTCTCAGTTTATAGGCATGCCCTAATTTCTGTGTGCTTTCAACTGGAGTTTGTTTTGTGGGGTGGTGGAGAAGGAAGTCCCATGTCAACACAGATGAAAACGGACCTTCATCACTGGTTGAGTTTTCAGGAATTGAGCAGGCACTAGCGTGGTGGGATATGTTGATGGAGAGATGTGATAAACTTGAATTTCATTGCCCGAGGATAACTGCACTGAAGTTCAAGGGTGTTCCCCTAGACCTCCCTATGGCATGAGATACTTCGTGCCCACTTGGCTGGGCTTTTCTAGAACCTTGATAGAATCAAGTGTGGGCACTTGTGCATCTTCCTTCTAGTGGTAGTGGTCTCTGAACTTCTCTCCCTTGTTTCACTCTTCTAAGCTTGTAAACAACTAGAAGAGAGTATTTTGTAATTAGGGAGCAAAGGGAAGATGTTTTGCCTTGATGTCACCTTGAGGACAGAGGTCTTTGTGGCATGGCAGCTGTTGGAGATGAGCACTGCTGTATAGGTAAAGCAGcgaggaagggagaggggaagacAGACGGCTTTTCTGGACATGGGCCATAAAGCCACTTTTGCAGAACATGGAGATTTTTATAACTGAGGCTGCTGGGTTTGTATCCATTAGACTAATCATGTCGGCCTAGAGCCTGCAAACATGCTCAGAGGTGAGAATAGCAGAAGCTTTAATACAGTTGGCCACTGTTGTTCTATGTGTCAATTTTACTGCCTCAAaaagcaactttatttttttctttag
Coding sequences within it:
- the PCNA gene encoding proliferating cell nuclear antigen yields the protein MFEARLVQGSVLKRVLEALKDLITEACWDLGSGGISLQSMDSSHVSLVQLTLRSEGFDTYRCDRNIAMGVNLSSMSKILKCAGNEDIITLRAEDNADTLALVFEAPNQEKVSDYEMKLMDLDVEQLGIPEQEYSCVVKMPSAEFARICRDLSHIGDAVVISCAKDGVKFSANGELGNGNIKLSQTSNVDKEEEAVTIEMNEPVQLTFALRYLNFFTKATPLSPTVTLSMSADVPLVVEYKIADMGHLKYYLAPKIEDQQEGS